In Erwinia pyrifoliae DSM 12163, the genomic window CAGTTCGCCCCCTGCCATGCATTCAGCCGCTAAACACCATTGCGACTCCGCTGGCAAAGATGAGCAAGCCGACGAAAAACAGCACGATAGCGGTAACCGCATTATCATGTTTCATCCATTATTCTCCTCAGAACCACTGGCCTAAACGGCGCATATAGAGACGTTTTACGCCCTGAGTCACCAGGCAGTAGCCGAGCAGCGTTGCCAGCAGCCACGGGAAGTAGCTCCACGGCAGCGGCATCAACCCAACGGCGTGACCAAGCGGCGAAAATGGGATAAGAATGCCCAACGCCCTCACCAATCCTGTCATCAGCATCACCGGTAGAGCGGCACGGCTCTGGATAAACGGGATCTTCTGCGTACGCAGCATATGCACCACCAGCGTTTGCGACAGCAGCCCTTCGACAAACCAGCCGGACTGGAATAAGCGTTCATCACTGCAACCGTGCAGGTTGAGATGCTGCGCAAGGATAATCCGATCCTGAGTCAGGGTGCCGGTTTTATCGCTGCACAGCACGTCCATCGCGCCAAAGTTCTGGATGGCGTTCAGCCGTTTATTTACGCTTGGGCAATGCGATGGCTCCCTTTGCCAGGTTTGAGCTGACGATCATCGGCAACATTTCCGGCGTCAGGCCAACGGCCACCGCCAGGGCAAATAGCAGTGCATGGGTGCGCAGTCCGGCCATACGCTGACGCCACTGACGTTCAACACCGATAATCGCCCCCAGCGTCACCGCCAGGGTCAGATGCAGGATAAAAGGGATCCATGCCATTTTCGTTGTCCTCCGACATTGTCGTCTCACGATGGGAATTAAGATGCGCAGCAGCGCACCGCCAGGTCAAAATTCGCGCTGGCAGCCTGGAGGAAACAGGTGATGACGTTGTGGCATGACAAGTGCATGACGCATAAGCAATCCCATTCTGGCCGGAGCCAGTACGTACAGATATCAAATTTCGGGATGCGGCAGCTCAGAAGAGATAAAACATAGCCCGCCGATTTACGGCAGGCTCACAAATGGCGTGCGCCTGCCTGTTATTACGCTTGAGTTACAGGGTGACTGTCCAATTGTGGGCTCCATTTAAGAAAGTGGCGGAATTTTAGCCCCGCCGGCAATGGTTGTTAATATTGACGATCGTCACTTTCGTAAACCGTTTGTCAACACTGAGAGAATAATCTCATTTATGCCGCCCGGAAAATAAGCGCGCTAAACCCGCTAAAAATCGCGCAACATGGCTAATTATTCACCAATTCACAGCATTTATCGCTGACTACTCACTTTTATTTAGCCATTTTGCAGTGATTCACGCCAGAAAAAACTGTTTTACCGCTGCCTTATAGGTGCAAATATGACCTATTGAACATTATCCTCTTTCATACCCTCAGGGCGGCAGAACCTGACGTTGACACCATTGAATGTGGCCTGGCCTGTGGGTAAGATTCTCTGTTCATCATTTACAAACAAATTAAGAACAAATCTATGCAAGCCTCTATCGACGCCACCCCCGTAAACTCACGCGGTAAAGTGATGGTCGCTTCACTGGTCGGAACGGCTATTGAATTTTTCGACTTCTATATTTATGCCACAGCAGCGGTGATCGTTTTTCCGCATATCTTCTTCCCACAAGGTGATACCACCGTCGCCACGCTCCAGTCGCTGGCGACCTTCGCCATTGCCTTTGTGGCGCGTCCGATTGGCTCCGCCTTATTCGGTCACTTTGGCGATCGTGCCGGGCGCAAAGTCACGCTGGTGGCTTCGCTGCTGACGATGGGTATTTCAACCGTTGCTATCGGCCTGCTGCCGGGTTACGCCAGTATTGGCGTGTTCGCCCCGCTGCTGCTGGCGCTGGCGCGTTTTGGTCAGGGACTCGGCCTCGGTGGCGAATGGGGCGGCGCCGCCCTGCTGGCGACCGAAAATGCCCCGGCGAAAAAGCGTGCGCTGTACGGGTCATTCCCGCAACTCGGCGCACCAATCGGCTTCTTCTTTGCCAACGGCACCTTCCTGTTGCTCTCCTGGCTGCTGAGCGACGAACAGTTTATGAACTGGGGATGGCGCGTGCCGTTTATTCTTTCTGCGGTGCTGGTGCTGATTGGTCTGTACGTGCGCGTGTCGCTGCATGAGTCGCCGGTCTTCGCCAAAGTACAAAGAGAGAAAAAACAGGTAAAAGTGCCAATTGGCACCCTGCTGAGCAAGCATCTGGGGACCACCATCATCGGTACTTTTATTATGCTGGCGACCTATACGCTGTTCTACATCATGACCGTCTATTCGATGACTTACGGCACCACGCCCGCGCCCAATGGCTTAGGGATTGCACGTAATACCTTCCTGTGGATGCTGATGTTAGCGGTGATCGGTTTTGGCGTGATGGTGCCGGTTGCCGGACTGCTGGCGGACCGTTTTGGTCGTCGCAAGACGATGATAGTGATTACGCTGTTGATTATCGCTTTCGCGTTGATTTTCCCGTCAATGCTGGGTTCCGGTAATCAGGCGCTGATTATGGCTTTTCTGCTATGCGGCCTGAGCATTATGGGGCTGACCTTTGGCCCAATGGGGGCGCTGCTGCCGGAGCTGTTTCCTACCGAGGTGCGTTATACCGGGGCATCGTTCTCGTATAATCTGTCGTCAATTCTGGGTGCTTCCGTCGCCCCCTATATTGCCACCTGGTTAGCGCACACTTACGGACTGTTCTACGTCGGGATATATCTGGCGGCGATGGCCTGTCTGACGCTGGTGGCGCTCATCTTGTGTAAAGAGACGCGCAGCGCATCGCTGTTTGATTAAAACGGTGTGACTTGAGGGGCAACCGGAAAGGGTTGCCCCTGCCCCTTTTAGTGCTTTTTACCTTTCATCGTGGCCGATTATTTACTTTTTGATCTGCTGTAATACGCGGGTGCACGGGTTCTCATCGTTATCGCTGGGCGAGATCAGCGCCAGTAGCGCGGCGGCCGGAGCCACCACCGTACCCAATGCCAGGGCGGCGGCACCACGAGCCAGCAGCGAACCGGTTTTCACCCCGGCATCCGGGTTTTTAAAGGTGCCGCGCACGTAGAGCGGTGAACGAAGGGTAATAATCCTGATGCCCTTACTCTCCGGGTTAATCGTCAGATCGAGGCGCTCGTTGGCAAAGTTGGTGCTGCCGGTAACATTGATCATCGCGTTTTCGGTATCAAACACCAACAGGCGCGACGAAGCCAGCCCTTGTTTCACCTGCAAATCGGCGGCGGCGCAGTTGATTTTCACTTCGTCATCGCCAAACAGTTTACCCACCACGTAGTTGCCGACGTTAAGGCCGACTATCTCCATCAGGCTGCGGCTGATCAGGCCATCGTTCATCAGCAGTTTCAGAGAGCCGTTGCTGGTGGCAAGCAGTTCCGCCACCGAATTGCCACGCCCGTTCAGACTGGCATCGCCGTTTATCTGGCCAAGCGCACTGCGCATGGCTGCCACGTCGGGGAACAGCTGGCGCAGCTTGAGATGCCGCGCATGCAGATCGACGCGCCCCTGCATCGGCGACCGATCGCCCTGTAAGCGCACGGTGGCATTGAGGCTGCCCCCTGCCATACCAAAACGCAGCGGATCGAGCAGCAGGTCGCCATTTTTTAGGGTTAAATGGGTCGACAGATCGCTCACCGGCAGTGAACTGCTGTGCTCAATGCGCCTGCCACGAAAGCGCACATCCGCATCCATCACCTGCCAGCTTTGCGTATCAAACTTATCGTGTGGCAGTACCCGGCCAGCAGGTTGGGGAGATGTTGCCCCACGTTGCGCCTTCGCTCGTGCCGTTTTCGCGCTGTCTTTACCGGAGTCAACGCCAATCAGCGGGCCGAGGTCAGCCACGCGCAGCTGCAGCGACTCCAGCGTCCCGGTTAGCTCAGGCCGGGGTTTGCCCTGACGGTAGGCGAGCGAGCCGCGAATATCGCTGTCGCCGATATGGCCGTTAAAGTTCTGATAGCGGAATACCGCCCCGTCCGGCTGCTGGAACCGCGCCGTCAGGTGGCCGTCGGTTTCATAGGGAGGCGTTTCCGGCAGCAGCACGCCGGTCAGCCCGTAGAGGTTAGCCAGCGTGTCGCCGGAGAAGCGCAGACGCAGATCCACCCCGCCCAGATTCATCGGGTCCTGCACCGTGCCCGCGATGCGCACGCGAGTGGTGCCATTGTGCACATCGGCCGCAACGGGGAATGGCGTGTTCTGGCTGCGCAGTGACAGCATGCCGCCAATTTTGCCCTCGCCACGTAGCTTTTCATTGTTGTATGTGCCGCTGGCGCGCCAGCCGAAAACAAAGTCGGCCGCGCCTTTTTGCTTATCGTCGCCACCGGCCAGCTGGGCATAAGGCACCGCTTTACCCAGCGGATCGACCACCACCTGCACATCGGCCTTATTTATGGCATCACGATAGCTGACGGTTCCCCGATCGAAAGCGATGCTGTCGAGGCGGAAAGACCACGCAGAGGGTTCCTTACTGGCCTGCTGGTTACCGCTGCCGGCAAGATTAAACGTCCAGTTATTCTTGCCGTCGGCAGTCTGCACCAGCTTAGCCTGCGGCTGCTGCAGTGCGATCCTCGGCAAATAAATCTGCTGACTTAACAGCGCCAGCGGGGAAAGCGTGGCTTCCACCCGTTGCAGGTGAACCATCGTGACATCGGGGACATAGGGCGGGTTGCCCAGCATGATGTCCTGCGCATACACCTGTGGCCAGGGAACCCAACCGTGCCAGCCGGGTTCATTGCGGTTACGCTGCCAGCTCACGCCAAGATCGCCACGGATAGCAAACGGCCGGTTAATCTCCGCCGAAACTTTTCGATTGATAATGGGTTTCAGGCGATTCCAGTCAAAGAGCGCGACCACCGCCACAATGACGACCACCAGCAATAAAAAAATTCCGCCGATCCAACTTATCACTTTTCCCGTTCGCGCCATTCGTGGTTCTCCTGATAGCTATCCGTCTCAGGTCAAAGCATAGTCGAGACGTCAGCACATGCCATCAGGTGAAATGCATTGGCAGGGTATCCAGCAGGTCAATCGGCACCGGGCGGGAAAATAAATAGCCTTGGGCTGCACAGGCGGGGGAGTTACGCACCTGCTCCCACTCTTCCTGAGTTTCGACGCCTTCAACAATCACCCCTTTACAGTAGCGATTGATCAACGCCAGCAGCATCCCGAACAGGTTGCGCCCCTCTTCGCTGGCGCGCAGCAGGATAAACAGCTCGCGCGACAGTTTGATATAGTCATAATTTAGTTCGGTCAGGGCGGAGAAGTTCGCCATGCCGGAGCCAAAATCATCCATCCAGAGAGGCCCCAGTTCCGGCATTTGCGTGGCGATCAGTTCCTGCGGCAGCACATGGTGCTCGACCAGTTCGAAACGCACCCACGGGCAGCGTGC contains:
- a CDS encoding AsmA family protein — encoded protein: MARTGKVISWIGGIFLLLVVVIVAVVALFDWNRLKPIINRKVSAEINRPFAIRGDLGVSWQRNRNEPGWHGWVPWPQVYAQDIMLGNPPYVPDVTMVHLQRVEATLSPLALLSQQIYLPRIALQQPQAKLVQTADGKNNWTFNLAGSGNQQASKEPSAWSFRLDSIAFDRGTVSYRDAINKADVQVVVDPLGKAVPYAQLAGGDDKQKGAADFVFGWRASGTYNNEKLRGEGKIGGMLSLRSQNTPFPVAADVHNGTTRVRIAGTVQDPMNLGGVDLRLRFSGDTLANLYGLTGVLLPETPPYETDGHLTARFQQPDGAVFRYQNFNGHIGDSDIRGSLAYRQGKPRPELTGTLESLQLRVADLGPLIGVDSGKDSAKTARAKAQRGATSPQPAGRVLPHDKFDTQSWQVMDADVRFRGRRIEHSSSLPVSDLSTHLTLKNGDLLLDPLRFGMAGGSLNATVRLQGDRSPMQGRVDLHARHLKLRQLFPDVAAMRSALGQINGDASLNGRGNSVAELLATSNGSLKLLMNDGLISRSLMEIVGLNVGNYVVGKLFGDDEVKINCAAADLQVKQGLASSRLLVFDTENAMINVTGSTNFANERLDLTINPESKGIRIITLRSPLYVRGTFKNPDAGVKTGSLLARGAAALALGTVVAPAAALLALISPSDNDENPCTRVLQQIKK
- the pdeH gene encoding cyclic-guanylate-specific phosphodiesterase encodes the protein MALNTLGHRLPSSMVKQKQPEEPEYWQQCQRSYHFQPIYRVNGSLMAIELLTAVFHPTGPSLAVSPELYFATLEVPQRLDIVVEQLESLVKWEKKFISTNIVASINIDGPTLLATRQNSALRQLIARCPWVRFELVEHHVLPQELIATQMPELGPLWMDDFGSGMANFSALTELNYDYIKLSRELFILLRASEEGRNLFGMLLALINRYCKGVIVEGVETQEEWEQVRNSPACAAQGYLFSRPVPIDLLDTLPMHFT
- a CDS encoding MFS transporter, coding for MQASIDATPVNSRGKVMVASLVGTAIEFFDFYIYATAAVIVFPHIFFPQGDTTVATLQSLATFAIAFVARPIGSALFGHFGDRAGRKVTLVASLLTMGISTVAIGLLPGYASIGVFAPLLLALARFGQGLGLGGEWGGAALLATENAPAKKRALYGSFPQLGAPIGFFFANGTFLLLSWLLSDEQFMNWGWRVPFILSAVLVLIGLYVRVSLHESPVFAKVQREKKQVKVPIGTLLSKHLGTTIIGTFIMLATYTLFYIMTVYSMTYGTTPAPNGLGIARNTFLWMLMLAVIGFGVMVPVAGLLADRFGRRKTMIVITLLIIAFALIFPSMLGSGNQALIMAFLLCGLSIMGLTFGPMGALLPELFPTEVRYTGASFSYNLSSILGASVAPYIATWLAHTYGLFYVGIYLAAMACLTLVALILCKETRSASLFD